A single region of the Actinoplanes sp. SE50/110 genome encodes:
- a CDS encoding Na+/H+ antiporter — translation MESIVDTVVLVAISVVGAALARRLGFVAPLVLLVAGLALSYVPGFPQAHLEPEFVLIGILPPLLYVAALQTSVPAFRSALRPILLLAVGLVLLSAFVIGFAVHWLLPGAPLAACVALGAIVAPPDAVSATAIARRVGLPRHVVTILEGESLLNDATALVMVRISVSALSGTAVGFGEIGRQVAQKAGGGIVIGIVAAVAAAKLHRWIEDPLLDDAVSLLTPFVVVIVAEELGTSSVVAVVITGLYLGHRIPYLLSATSRLQTDAVWRLVTFLLEGVVFLLVGLQLRMVVDGIETGVATTVSVTALVFGLLVAVRFVWMYPATYLGRLFPRVRARGPRVPVSVPTVVAWAGMRGVVTLAAAQTLPLPGLRDVPMYPRDLFIFVAFATIVLTLLLQGTTLPGLAIRLGVREDNSAQDALAEAGIQHAASRAALAALEENADGAPASVVDRLRGLVESRSNNAWERLGSQQQETPSAAYGRLRREMIRAERHVFKIARNEGRIPEEVLVRAQRELDLEESQLRRSEE, via the coding sequence ATGGAGAGCATCGTCGACACGGTCGTGCTCGTGGCGATCTCGGTGGTCGGCGCGGCGCTCGCCCGGCGACTCGGTTTCGTGGCGCCGCTGGTCCTGCTGGTGGCGGGTCTGGCGCTGTCGTACGTGCCGGGTTTCCCGCAGGCGCACCTGGAGCCGGAGTTCGTCCTGATCGGCATCCTGCCGCCGCTGTTGTACGTGGCGGCCCTGCAGACCTCGGTGCCCGCCTTCCGCAGCGCGTTACGCCCGATCCTGCTGCTCGCGGTCGGGTTGGTGCTGCTCAGCGCCTTCGTGATCGGTTTCGCGGTGCACTGGCTGCTGCCCGGCGCGCCGCTGGCCGCCTGTGTCGCGCTGGGCGCGATCGTCGCCCCGCCGGACGCGGTGTCGGCGACCGCGATCGCCCGCCGGGTCGGCCTGCCCCGGCACGTGGTCACCATCCTCGAGGGCGAGAGCCTGCTCAACGACGCGACCGCGCTGGTGATGGTGCGCATCTCGGTGAGCGCGCTGTCCGGGACCGCGGTCGGTTTCGGGGAGATCGGCCGGCAGGTCGCGCAGAAGGCCGGCGGCGGCATCGTGATCGGCATCGTCGCCGCGGTGGCCGCCGCGAAGCTGCACCGCTGGATCGAGGATCCGCTGCTCGACGACGCCGTGTCGTTGCTCACCCCGTTCGTCGTGGTGATCGTCGCCGAGGAGTTGGGCACCTCCAGCGTGGTGGCCGTGGTGATCACCGGCCTGTATCTGGGGCACCGGATCCCGTACCTGTTGTCGGCCACCTCCCGGCTGCAGACGGACGCGGTCTGGCGGCTCGTCACCTTCCTCCTCGAAGGCGTCGTCTTCCTGCTGGTGGGGTTGCAACTGCGGATGGTGGTGGACGGGATCGAGACCGGCGTGGCCACCACGGTCAGCGTCACGGCGCTGGTCTTCGGGCTGCTGGTGGCGGTCCGCTTCGTGTGGATGTATCCGGCGACGTATCTGGGGCGGCTCTTCCCCCGGGTGCGGGCGCGCGGCCCCCGGGTGCCGGTCAGCGTGCCGACCGTGGTGGCCTGGGCCGGCATGCGCGGCGTGGTGACGCTGGCCGCCGCGCAGACGCTGCCCCTGCCGGGGCTCAGGGACGTCCCGATGTATCCCCGGGACCTGTTCATCTTCGTGGCTTTCGCGACGATCGTGCTGACCCTGCTGCTGCAGGGGACCACGCTGCCGGGACTGGCGATCCGGCTGGGCGTGCGCGAGGACAACAGCGCCCAGGACGCGCTGGCCGAGGCCGGCATCCAGCACGCGGCGAGCCGGGCCGCCCTGGCCGCGCTGGAGGAGAACGCGGACGGCGCGCCCGCCTCGGTCGTCGACCGGCTGCGCGGGCTGGTCGAGAGCCGCTCCAACAACGCCTGGGAGCGGCTCGGCAGCCAGCAGCAGGAAACCCCCTCGGCCGCGTACGGGCGGCTGCGACGCGAGATGATCAGAGCCGAACGGCACGTCTTCAAGATCGCCCGGAACGAGGGCAGGATCCCCGAGGAGGTGCTGGTCCGCGCCCAGCGCGAGCTCGACCTGGAAGAGTCCCAGCTGCGACGGAGTGAAGAGTGA
- a CDS encoding DMT family transporter, which yields MSSFFSSSEAAVNPRLSLLQLSIGGLLWGTAGVVVQVVAGRTGLGAVAIGFYRLLFAAATMLLVGGRARRQIGVALRSAPGTVVLAGVGLAAYQALYFLAVRLSGVSIATVVSLGLAPVLLSVWETIRTRRRPENAQAGASVAAVIGLLLISGTTGSTGSSTGLGLLAAIASGTVYAASTALSRHTTQGVPPLVLTTLSCAIGAVALAPVAIVQGLTFTPGVTPIVLLAYLGAITTALAYACFYTGLRHTTGSVAVVVTLLEPLTAAGLAVVLIGEPLALPTIVGGLLMLGAVTGLYLGAGRRTTPAASRRPVPVTD from the coding sequence ATGTCTTCGTTCTTCTCGTCGTCTGAGGCCGCGGTGAACCCTCGGCTCAGCCTTCTGCAACTGTCCATCGGCGGCCTCCTCTGGGGCACCGCCGGCGTCGTCGTTCAAGTCGTGGCCGGGCGGACCGGACTCGGCGCGGTGGCCATCGGGTTCTATCGGCTGCTGTTCGCGGCCGCCACCATGCTCCTGGTCGGGGGGCGGGCGCGGCGGCAGATCGGGGTGGCTCTCCGGTCCGCGCCGGGGACGGTCGTGCTGGCCGGGGTGGGGCTCGCCGCGTACCAGGCGCTCTATTTTCTCGCGGTGCGCCTCAGCGGGGTGAGCATCGCGACCGTGGTCAGCCTCGGGCTCGCTCCGGTGCTGCTCAGCGTGTGGGAGACGATCCGCACCCGGCGGCGGCCCGAAAACGCGCAGGCCGGCGCTTCGGTGGCGGCGGTCATCGGGTTGCTGCTGATTTCGGGCACGACCGGATCGACCGGGTCGAGCACCGGGCTGGGCCTGCTCGCGGCGATCGCGTCCGGCACGGTGTACGCCGCGTCGACGGCACTCAGCCGGCACACCACGCAGGGGGTTCCACCACTGGTGCTGACCACGCTGTCGTGCGCGATCGGGGCGGTCGCCCTAGCGCCGGTCGCGATCGTGCAGGGGCTGACGTTCACGCCGGGTGTCACGCCGATCGTGCTGCTCGCCTACCTGGGGGCGATCACCACGGCTCTGGCGTACGCGTGCTTCTACACCGGGTTGCGGCACACCACCGGCAGTGTCGCCGTGGTCGTCACCCTGCTCGAACCGTTGACCGCCGCCGGGCTGGCGGTCGTCCTGATCGGTGAGCCGCTGGCGCTGCCCACCATCGTCGGCGGCCTGCTCATGCTCGGCGCGGTGACCGGCCTGTACCTGGGCGCCGGCCGCCGCACCACACCCGCGGCATCGCGCCGGCCGGTCCCCGTCACGGACTGA
- a CDS encoding alpha/beta hydrolase family protein, with protein sequence MALIRCDFDSEALELRTSMTVILPDEDAGTPPPVLYLLHGLTDDSTAWSRFTSVERYAAEYGLAVIMPEVHRSFYANEAYGMRFWDFLSAELPETVRKFFRVSGRREDTFVAGLSMGGYGAMKWALREPERFAAAATLSGALDLAYIQEHDLRPHMRALVARVFADRVVAGGDEDLLHLLRTGDPGRLPRLMLRCGTEDHLLAQNRRFVAACKAHGVELDVTFSPGGHAWDYWDAQLPAVLRWMLDHK encoded by the coding sequence GTGGCCCTGATCCGCTGTGACTTCGACTCCGAGGCGCTGGAACTGCGTACCTCGATGACGGTGATCCTGCCCGACGAAGACGCCGGCACCCCGCCGCCGGTGCTCTATCTGCTGCACGGGTTGACCGACGACAGCACCGCGTGGAGCCGGTTCACCTCGGTCGAGCGGTATGCGGCCGAGTACGGGCTCGCCGTGATCATGCCCGAGGTGCACCGGAGCTTCTACGCCAACGAGGCGTACGGGATGCGGTTCTGGGACTTCCTGTCGGCCGAGCTGCCGGAGACGGTGCGCAAGTTCTTCCGGGTGTCGGGGCGGCGCGAGGACACGTTCGTCGCCGGGCTGTCGATGGGCGGGTACGGCGCGATGAAGTGGGCGCTGCGCGAGCCGGAGCGGTTCGCGGCGGCGGCCACGCTCTCCGGGGCTCTGGACCTGGCGTACATCCAAGAACATGATCTTCGACCGCACATGCGCGCCCTGGTCGCACGGGTGTTCGCGGACCGGGTGGTGGCCGGCGGTGACGAGGATCTGCTGCATCTGCTGCGCACCGGGGATCCGGGCCGGCTGCCCCGGCTGATGCTGCGCTGCGGCACCGAGGATCATCTGCTCGCGCAGAACCGCCGCTTCGTCGCCGCGTGCAAGGCGCACGGGGTGGAGCTCGATGTGACCTTCAGCCCGGGCGGGCACGCCTGGGACTACTGGGACGCCCAGCTCCCGGCCGTGCTCAGGTGGATGCTGGACCACAAGTAG
- a CDS encoding UBP-type zinc finger domain-containing protein, with protein sequence MICQHLKESGEPAPLSAYEDGCPQCVAGGFDDWVHLRLCLSCGLVACCDSSPRRHMSAHHAETGHPVMRSFEPGETWRWCFDDEQLG encoded by the coding sequence GTGATCTGCCAGCATCTCAAGGAGTCCGGCGAGCCGGCCCCGCTCAGCGCGTACGAGGACGGCTGCCCGCAGTGCGTCGCCGGTGGGTTCGACGACTGGGTGCACCTGCGTCTGTGCCTGTCGTGCGGCCTGGTCGCCTGCTGCGACTCGTCCCCGCGCCGCCACATGTCGGCCCACCACGCCGAGACCGGCCACCCGGTGATGCGCTCGTTCGAGCCGGGGGAGACCTGGCGCTGGTGTTTCGACGACGAGCAGCTCGGATGA
- a CDS encoding selenium-binding protein SBP56-related protein produces MTRWTPDPTFYPSPGDAAGAPAEKLAYIAAFDRSATRPDALAVVDTDPGSGSYGRVVGWTDLPHTGDELHHFGWNACSSALCPTAPHPHVERRYLIVPGLRSSRIYVYDTQPDPQNPRLVKEISAAELAAKADYSRPHTIHCGPDGIYVSALGAGQGGGPGGIAVLDHQSFDVRGQWEADRGDQKLAYDFWWHLTQDVLVTSEWGTPDMIEDGLVPELLLGRQYGHRIHFWDLAKRTLVQTVDLGDQYQMTLELRPAHDPAATYGFVGVVVSVEDLSASIWLWHRSGGQFEVRKVIDIPAEPADPADLPPALQPFSAVPPLVTDIDLSVDDKFLYVSCWGTGELRRYDVSDPFHPVFVDSVHLGGIVRRTPHPAFPDEPLAGGPQMVEVSRDGKRVYVTNSLYGSWDDQFYPDGVGAWLAKLDVTDTSFTLDDRFFPHGDEFRGLRVHQTRLQGGDASSDSYCFPSAP; encoded by the coding sequence ATGACGCGATGGACTCCGGATCCGACGTTCTACCCCTCACCCGGCGACGCGGCCGGCGCCCCCGCGGAGAAGCTGGCGTACATCGCCGCCTTCGACCGTTCCGCCACCCGCCCGGACGCGCTCGCGGTGGTCGACACCGACCCCGGCTCCGGCAGCTACGGCAGGGTGGTCGGCTGGACCGACCTGCCGCACACCGGTGACGAGCTGCACCACTTCGGCTGGAACGCCTGCTCCAGCGCGCTCTGCCCGACCGCCCCGCACCCGCACGTCGAGCGCCGCTACCTGATCGTCCCCGGTCTGCGGTCGTCGCGGATCTACGTCTACGACACCCAGCCCGACCCGCAGAACCCGCGGCTGGTCAAGGAGATCAGCGCCGCGGAGCTGGCGGCCAAGGCGGACTACTCGCGGCCGCACACGATCCACTGCGGGCCGGACGGCATCTACGTCTCCGCGCTCGGCGCCGGCCAGGGCGGCGGGCCGGGCGGCATCGCGGTCCTCGACCACCAGAGCTTCGACGTTCGCGGGCAGTGGGAGGCCGACCGCGGCGATCAGAAACTGGCGTACGACTTCTGGTGGCACCTCACCCAGGACGTGCTGGTCACCTCCGAGTGGGGCACCCCCGACATGATCGAGGACGGGCTGGTGCCGGAGTTGCTGCTCGGCCGGCAGTACGGGCACCGGATCCACTTCTGGGACCTGGCCAAGCGCACCCTGGTGCAGACCGTCGACCTCGGCGACCAGTACCAGATGACGCTGGAGCTGCGCCCGGCACATGACCCGGCCGCGACGTACGGCTTCGTCGGGGTGGTCGTCTCGGTCGAGGACCTTTCCGCGTCGATCTGGCTGTGGCACCGCTCCGGCGGGCAGTTCGAGGTCCGCAAGGTGATCGACATCCCGGCCGAGCCGGCCGACCCGGCCGACCTGCCGCCCGCCCTGCAACCGTTCTCGGCGGTGCCTCCGCTGGTCACCGACATCGACCTGTCGGTCGACGACAAGTTTTTGTACGTGTCCTGCTGGGGCACCGGTGAGCTGCGGCGCTACGACGTCAGCGACCCGTTCCACCCCGTCTTCGTCGACTCGGTGCACCTCGGCGGGATCGTGCGGCGCACCCCGCACCCGGCGTTCCCGGACGAGCCGCTGGCCGGCGGGCCGCAGATGGTCGAGGTGTCCCGGGACGGCAAGCGCGTCTACGTCACCAATTCGCTGTACGGCTCGTGGGACGACCAGTTCTACCCGGACGGGGTCGGTGCCTGGCTGGCCAAACTGGACGTGACCGACACGTCGTTCACGCTGGACGACCGGTTCTTCCCGCACGGCGACGAATTCCGCGGCCTGCGGGTGCACCAGACCCGGTTGCAGGGCGGCGACGCGTCCTCCGACTCGTACTGCTTCCCGTCCGCACCGTGA
- a CDS encoding ATP-binding protein: MRREDPGSGAGLPGRASAAEAAALARAAELHGGTAVDEHPGLPAAASKAFGNREARVGGDFRRMAGTGPVAGSEQTDGGFGPADGSVRRRVGGEVAGGAHLLRDVLGGAMLPVLHRGVLTSGTADQLAALTARGAQTPSACIQFVEGEKLRLYGSWGVAEDWAAIADTPLHGSLGGLVVHGGGAVIVDDATVDDRVPDGVVRRHGGAYLGHPVHDRDGQVLGVCCAYDLRPREWSPEQITAVAEAAEVATLLIGEQLARYELEQQHRFLDAVLESLHDGVIACDADGHVVFANERMRRTWADDPRDTDELGLFRALAGEPVRDEPLARPSRTKRTRHFLIDAQPILGPDGRVVGAVQAMQDVTRQRRAERFRSCELAVTTALAEAASIEAAGPRVLEAVVATLDWVHAELWMADAGAAVIRAAARFSTPGWATGIAVPDELTYGQGLAGQAWQVDKPLWIRDVGHSDSVISPDSAQRLHAALAIPVHDGTGTIGVLTVFTDAVEDPEDELVALMSGIAAHLGQFVERRRVEDLQRQLVRSKNEYLALIGHELRTPLTSISAYTELLREADEATLVRDGPRLIAVVERNALQLREIINELLELSALDAGHADVRRTPMDLAEVVRDVVDRTRVAIGAAPVAIDTDLPAELIVPGDRDRLRHIVENLIGSAIRYSPDGGHVEVRLRRAGRAAELAVSDAAVDVPQDEREKLFTGRYRTSRGHERTLPGSGLGLTLSRAVVERHHGSIELTGDGDGTTVLVRLPLDAR; encoded by the coding sequence ATGCGGCGAGAAGACCCCGGCAGTGGCGCCGGGCTGCCCGGAAGGGCGTCGGCGGCGGAAGCCGCGGCACTCGCGCGTGCGGCCGAGCTTCACGGGGGGACGGCCGTCGACGAGCATCCCGGCTTGCCGGCGGCCGCCAGCAAAGCTTTCGGCAACCGTGAGGCGCGCGTGGGCGGTGACTTCCGGCGGATGGCCGGCACCGGCCCGGTCGCGGGCAGTGAGCAGACCGACGGCGGGTTCGGACCGGCGGACGGGTCGGTGCGGCGGCGGGTCGGCGGTGAGGTGGCCGGCGGGGCGCACCTGCTGCGCGATGTGCTCGGCGGGGCCATGCTGCCGGTGCTCCACCGCGGTGTGCTGACCAGCGGCACCGCCGATCAGCTGGCCGCGCTGACCGCCCGCGGGGCGCAGACGCCGAGCGCGTGCATCCAGTTCGTCGAGGGGGAGAAGCTCCGACTGTACGGCAGCTGGGGTGTCGCCGAGGACTGGGCGGCGATCGCCGACACCCCGCTGCACGGCTCGCTCGGCGGGCTCGTCGTGCACGGGGGCGGCGCGGTGATCGTCGACGACGCGACCGTCGACGACCGGGTGCCGGACGGGGTGGTGCGCCGGCACGGCGGCGCGTACCTGGGACATCCGGTGCACGATCGGGACGGACAGGTACTCGGCGTGTGCTGTGCCTACGACCTGCGGCCGCGCGAGTGGTCGCCGGAGCAGATCACCGCGGTGGCCGAGGCGGCCGAGGTCGCCACCCTGCTGATCGGCGAGCAGCTGGCGCGGTACGAGCTGGAGCAGCAGCACCGGTTCCTGGACGCGGTGCTGGAGAGCCTGCACGACGGCGTGATCGCCTGCGACGCCGACGGACATGTCGTGTTCGCGAACGAGCGGATGCGCCGCACCTGGGCCGACGACCCGCGGGACACCGACGAGCTCGGCCTGTTCCGGGCACTCGCCGGGGAACCGGTGCGCGACGAGCCGCTGGCCCGGCCCAGCCGGACCAAACGGACCCGGCACTTTCTGATCGACGCCCAGCCGATCCTCGGACCGGACGGTCGGGTGGTCGGCGCGGTCCAGGCGATGCAGGATGTGACCCGGCAGCGCCGGGCGGAACGCTTCCGCTCCTGCGAGCTCGCGGTGACCACGGCGCTGGCCGAGGCGGCGAGCATCGAGGCGGCCGGGCCGCGGGTGCTGGAGGCGGTGGTCGCCACCCTCGACTGGGTGCACGCCGAGCTGTGGATGGCCGACGCGGGTGCGGCGGTGATCCGGGCGGCGGCCCGGTTCAGCACGCCGGGCTGGGCGACCGGGATCGCCGTGCCGGACGAGCTGACCTACGGTCAGGGGCTGGCCGGACAGGCCTGGCAGGTCGACAAACCGCTGTGGATCCGCGACGTGGGCCACTCGGACAGCGTGATCTCCCCGGACAGCGCCCAACGGCTGCACGCCGCGCTGGCCATTCCGGTGCACGACGGGACCGGGACGATCGGGGTGCTGACCGTCTTCACCGACGCGGTCGAGGACCCGGAGGACGAGCTGGTCGCGCTGATGTCCGGGATCGCCGCGCACCTCGGGCAGTTCGTCGAACGCCGCCGGGTCGAGGACCTGCAACGGCAACTGGTGCGCAGCAAGAACGAATACCTGGCGCTGATCGGGCACGAGCTGCGCACCCCGCTCACCTCGATCAGCGCGTACACCGAGCTGCTGCGCGAGGCGGACGAGGCCACCCTGGTCCGCGACGGGCCGCGCCTGATCGCCGTGGTGGAACGCAACGCGCTGCAACTCCGGGAGATCATCAACGAGTTGCTCGAACTGTCCGCCCTGGACGCCGGGCACGCCGACGTCCGGCGCACCCCGATGGACCTGGCCGAGGTGGTCCGTGACGTGGTGGACCGCACCCGGGTGGCGATCGGCGCCGCCCCCGTGGCGATCGACACCGACCTGCCGGCCGAGCTGATCGTGCCCGGCGACCGGGACCGGCTGCGGCACATCGTGGAGAACCTGATCGGCAGCGCGATCCGGTACAGCCCGGACGGCGGGCACGTCGAGGTCCGCCTGCGCCGGGCCGGGCGGGCCGCCGAACTGGCCGTCTCGGACGCGGCGGTGGACGTGCCGCAGGACGAGCGGGAAAAGCTGTTCACTGGTCGCTATCGGACCAGCCGCGGACATGAGCGGACGCTGCCGGGCAGCGGGCTGGGACTCACGCTGAGCCGGGCGGTGGTGGAACGCCACCACGGCAGCATCGAGCTGACCGGCGACGGGGACGGCACGACCGTTCTGGTGCGGCTGCCGCTGGACGCCCGGTGA
- a CDS encoding fibronectin type III domain-containing protein, translating into MPRIRKAVAVALPLLAGSLLLAACASATTPQAAPSPTGTPWLLMATGSVAPSPTRSVSPGTTPGLASLPPLPSGSATPRPSGSPGCDPAVFKGGQINGLDVTAGSTTATVKWFNPGGDQLVDYHILAVSQKLVVGAQPETPGWLTVTPTACGWMTATVTGLIPKTPYVFSVDGMWLRAGTDGTYTRTVARSGVITTA; encoded by the coding sequence GTGCCGAGGATCCGGAAAGCCGTCGCCGTCGCCCTGCCCCTGCTCGCCGGCTCGCTGCTGCTGGCCGCCTGCGCCTCCGCCACGACCCCGCAGGCCGCCCCGTCGCCCACCGGGACGCCGTGGCTGCTGATGGCCACCGGCAGTGTCGCCCCGTCGCCGACCCGCAGCGTCTCGCCCGGCACCACCCCGGGCCTCGCCAGCCTGCCGCCGCTGCCCTCCGGGTCGGCGACCCCGCGGCCCAGCGGCAGCCCCGGCTGTGACCCGGCGGTCTTCAAGGGCGGCCAGATCAACGGCCTCGACGTCACCGCGGGCAGCACCACCGCCACCGTGAAATGGTTCAACCCGGGCGGAGACCAGCTGGTCGACTACCACATTCTGGCGGTCAGCCAGAAGCTGGTGGTCGGTGCGCAGCCGGAGACGCCGGGCTGGCTCACCGTGACGCCGACCGCCTGTGGCTGGATGACCGCCACGGTCACCGGGCTGATCCCGAAGACGCCGTACGTCTTCTCGGTGGACGGCATGTGGCTGCGGGCGGGCACGGACGGCACCTACACCCGCACGGTGGCGCGCTCGGGTGTGATCACCACGGCCTGA
- a CDS encoding proteasome assembly chaperone family protein produces the protein MLDPHGLYEVAGELPALDGPVLIQALTGFVDAGSAIQLARESLLENLESEVVATFDLDQLLDYRSRRPPMIFVADHFESYDDPVLALHLVRDQLGIPFLLLTGPEPDLQWERFIAALTGLIDRLGVKATIGLNAIPMAVPHTRPVSMTAHATDKSLLGEHESWLQRVQVPASVGNLLEFRLGQNGHAALGYAAHVPHYLAQTAYPAAAELLLDSVSQNTGLALPTGGLRESAKLVREEVDKQIADDEQAARLVASLEAQYDAFLRGRANNLLVDSDTPLPTAEELGAELERFLAEQARDEN, from the coding sequence GTGCTCGACCCACACGGGCTCTACGAGGTGGCCGGGGAGTTGCCGGCCCTGGACGGCCCGGTGCTCATCCAGGCGCTGACCGGGTTCGTCGACGCGGGCAGCGCGATCCAGCTCGCCCGGGAAAGCCTTCTGGAAAATTTGGAGAGCGAGGTCGTCGCCACCTTCGACCTGGACCAGCTGCTCGACTACCGGTCCCGCCGGCCCCCGATGATCTTCGTGGCCGACCACTTCGAGAGCTACGACGACCCGGTGCTCGCCCTGCACCTCGTCCGCGACCAGCTCGGCATCCCGTTCCTGCTGCTCACCGGCCCCGAGCCGGACCTGCAGTGGGAGCGCTTCATCGCCGCCCTCACCGGCCTGATCGACCGCCTCGGGGTCAAGGCCACCATCGGGCTGAACGCGATCCCGATGGCCGTCCCCCACACCCGCCCGGTCAGCATGACCGCGCACGCCACCGACAAGAGTCTGCTCGGCGAACACGAGTCGTGGCTGCAGCGGGTCCAGGTGCCGGCCAGCGTCGGCAACCTGCTCGAATTCCGGCTCGGGCAGAACGGGCATGCCGCGCTGGGCTACGCCGCGCACGTCCCGCACTACCTGGCCCAGACCGCCTACCCGGCCGCCGCCGAACTGCTGCTCGACTCGGTCTCGCAGAACACCGGGCTGGCGCTGCCCACCGGCGGCCTGCGCGAATCGGCGAAACTCGTCCGCGAAGAGGTCGACAAGCAGATCGCCGACGACGAGCAGGCCGCCCGGCTGGTCGCCTCCCTGGAGGCGCAGTACGACGCCTTTTTGCGCGGGCGGGCCAACAACCTGCTGGTCGACTCGGACACGCCGCTGCCGACCGCGGAGGAGCTCGGGGCGGAGTTGGAACGCTTCCTCGCCGAGCAGGCCCGGGACGAGAACTGA